ACTATTTGCAGCCAATGCAGCAGAGAAGAGCACTGAAGGCCTGGAAGAATCCAAGTACGGTGGTGGCGGCGGCCGTTATGGTGGCGGCGGCGGCCGTTATGGTGGTGGCGGCCATTGTTATGGAGGCCattgtggtggtggtggtggtggtggtcattatggtggtggtggtggtggttgtAACCATGGTTGCTGTGGCGGCGGCGGCTATGGAGGCTGCAGATGCTGCACATATGCTGGTGAGCCAAAGGACGCTGGTTACACTGAGCCAGAAACCAAACCGCAAAACTAATAGCCAGGACGTATGGGTCATGGCGCTTAAATGCCTTTGGTCCAAATTAAGAGGcttaaaagtaataaaattatgTATTGTGTGATAAAAATAAGAGCTTTATCAGTGGTATCGAATTCACCATCAGGTGAATCACTGCAAATGATGATGTACTTTTCTCAACTTCAATGAGGTGTAAATGAAATCTTATGCGTGTTTCAAGTTTCAACAGCCATTACTTCTGCTTGGATTCACAAATATACTCACATGCTTCGTTGTCTAAATCTAAATTATACCCAAATAATTCAAGAATATTTGCTGAGAAATTTTTTAACACTTCGAAGTTTCAACAAGAGATTCCCAAAAGCTACACTATCTTAAGCTTTGACTCCTTTCAGACAGgacaaagaatggcaaaaggggTAAAGCTCCTTTTGTGATCATTTACTAGTAGATCTAGAGACAGTTTTGTCATTTGAGCAACAAACTTCAGGCAAGGAACAAAGTCAtgttttttgaatttatttagTGTATTTTATGAAATTAGATAGTCATGTTCCCGATATTGGAAAACGACATGCTACAATTAATTACTGGACCCCTTCCTTTGAACTGATCATTATACGTCCTCGAGTCTCAAATTCAGTGTACTCATACTTTTTCTGTATAGTATAATTGACGCTCTTGAAGTCAGCTGGTCAATTAGACTTTTAACTTTCTTGTGAAATTAAACTAGTTAAATAAACAAAATCTCCTTGAGCTTTTGACCAGATTTTTGGTATGGCTAGATTAAATATTTGGTTTTATCATTTCTTTTCAGCTCCTATATTATATTTGACAGATAGGGGAGataaggtttttttttaaatctattttTAGTGAAACACTTAACAAAACCGGATAGATAGTGCTTTTGTAAAATCTATTATCACAAATATTGGGATTACATTAGTTGATTACGTATACttaaaattgcaaaaataaaaaataaaaaccattTTATGATGGTAAACTGATTTATAGATGAACCAACGTACCAAATTTAGCCATTTTTTGGTGCAAAGCCACTAAAATGACTTCATGTAGCATGAGATTGTTTTGCCATGACACAAAAATGCTCATAAAAGAGAcacataattttttaaaatttttttttataagtagACGATCTTGAATATAATTTATCTAATTATAATTCCTCTCACCTTACCGTCAAACCCAACCTTCCTGTCGAACCCAACCTTCACTGTATGTATTCATCTAAATACATACAGTGAATATTACATCACTTCTCAAGCACTTATTTGTGTTAGTTCTGATGCTTAGTCTCCTCCGGCTAACCAGGACACGGGTAGCACCTGCAACCCCTACCTTAACAGCTTCAGTTGCAACAATAAAAGCGGCAATATCCACCATCAGGATGTCCCCCAtaaccaatgttttaaaactcggaccGTCAATTGAACCGGtaaagtgaaagggtcgaggttcaatcggtcggaccggttcaaactcggttcaatgaattttttttaaaaataatttatataaatatatatatatgtacaacataagacatgcaatagactaatttaaaactttatatgatgaaaagtttactatttttgaatagcttggattttcaaaaataaattttttaaattataagttaaaacaaataaatttcatttcaatttcaattatatctaccaaaataatcttaaatctaacccaaaaatatcacaatattttgaaattatacaaaattcacgtctatgagaatttgacattgtgaacttaaattttaatttgcgtctttgggatttagagattgcaatttaaaaaagaaagtttggagttcgaaggaagtcaagagaatcgaaaatagaaatgcaaacttgataagaaacaaaaaatgagataaaagtgagtagttgtagcattaaataatttgggttaaagaaaaataattcttttttaacttttttcaaatttGTGTTTTCATTTCGGACATTTGACTTTCTCACTCGGTCCATATtcattggaaagaaaaaaattctccaTATTCACATTTTTTGTCCACTAGAAAATTGTTATTAGCgcccaattatttatcaatgtTCCCTTATTTAATACTTATTTACCAGTCAGTTAGGTAACAATATCCTTATTCAATCTTACTACCTATGATATTGTTTTGAGATTGtaattgaaattaaaatttttaagtattttgtttattcacacaaataaaaaaaatcaaggagTCATGATGTAAAGTACGAATGTGTACAatgtaattataaatattttttaaaataataattacttatcaatttttttcctaaatactTGTCTACAATGTCAATTGAGCAAGAATATCCCTACTCAATCTTTCTATCTGTTATTGCATTTCAACCACTATTTTATTGTGAGATTGTAACTGAAATTAAAAGTCTgagtatttttatttattttcacaaaTTAAAAAATCAAGGGGATTACATTAATAATCAAGGGGAGTACATCAACAAACATTGATATACCAAcaatatatttatgatttaaAGCACAAATGTTTCTGatgtaattaaatttttttaaaacaataacTTATCTAAACAATTCAATTTAGTTACCAAATTagaccttgtttggattgtcattttttt
This Coffea arabica cultivar ET-39 chromosome 3e, Coffea Arabica ET-39 HiFi, whole genome shotgun sequence DNA region includes the following protein-coding sequences:
- the LOC140004356 gene encoding uncharacterized protein encodes the protein MGSKAILLLCLLAAVLMIASEVTARDLAENTNAAEKSTEGLEESKYGGGGGRYGGGGGRYGGGGHCYGGHCGGGGGGGHYGGGGGGCNHGCCGGGGYGGCRCCTYAGEPKDAGYTEPETKPQN